The following are encoded together in the Vidua macroura isolate BioBank_ID:100142 chromosome 6, ASM2450914v1, whole genome shotgun sequence genome:
- the PLEKHG3 gene encoding LOW QUALITY PROTEIN: pleckstrin homology domain-containing family G member 3 (The sequence of the model RefSeq protein was modified relative to this genomic sequence to represent the inferred CDS: deleted 1 base in 1 codon), with amino-acid sequence MPVPACPQRPALSPEPGCAMEDPPGTRTEAWAEGLHNANNNASPGGWPGARGGHPLAAFGGPGSKPSYLDRVVQEIVESERTYARDLRSIVEGYLGKIIDAEEPVLRPEQVSALFGNIEDIYELSSTLLQNLESCANDPVAVAVCFVTRSQEFAIYTQYCNNYPSSVAALTECMRSKVQARFLRECQEQLRHALPLGAYLLKPVQRILKYHLLLQEIARHFEHKAGDDYELVLEAIDTMTCVAWYINDMKRKHEHAIRQQEIQSLLLGWKGPDLTSYGELVLEGTFRAQRVRHDRALFLFDKALLITKRRGDHYVYKSHIPCSSLMLIESTRDSLCFSLAHYKHGKQQHSLQAKSVEEKRVWTHHIKRLILENHHATIPQKAKEAILEMDLFYPPGLPRCSPERLKKSWSCQPLGDTATEPLQGRRQSEPFQHQGHTETLLERLQGHGGRRQSGVDHGRDQGARGADELGDTGMMPLSPPLPPEPTKHNLWHLGEQGLKVRPGVVGWGAQSLQPWHGALSPALTPTQNTGSDGALLEVGEPRQHPRAWAAVEGMVAEEEEEEEEETLGKDCQEELPGSGDLLLEPQEEQAGEHPWVLEGPKRPSSWGPGSCEKVSATPRPPPRSAQGPSSHTPNSSAGEHPKVPKSPSLVGTLALPSGDREPEHAAEDLQVLSSEEEEEEEEREGAASILPPSVLDQASVIAERFGGGSSLSRRSSLALEGTLGRTPSHGGSTLSLDGGPQLESAEPGESRSAIPSPEPFIRARRESLLSNRDRLLLDKIKSYYGHAEHRDAGFGVRRRESLSFIPKGLVRSSVCRLNGLPRPPESPEPPTQPEAPELCQENGAQPPEPLLILEDDDVGTAVSPPGPPPQLLLTPPHLGTKVYQLARQYSLRIKSRRAGTRRPPLPPQEDGDPPPSTPSLAVPQDEALVASPSPRAPRSPSSPVGTEPFAWPDVRELRARFGAPRPPLVSRSRSAPEGPGRGGRPAGKERGSGRSRSAEANGGSNTPSPAPARYSSDGALWVAAEAPLGPGQRVLVLERLPEPPAYVQIRSPTTREKICLKAVVERCKAYQASEEYRRRCPETPGSPEPLRHGLVRDLRQKFQTLDAAS; translated from the exons ATGCCGGTGCCCGCGTGCCCGCAGcgccctgccctgagcccggAGCCCGGCTGTGCCATGGAGGATCCGCCTGGCACCAGGACCGAGGCGTGGGCCGAGGGGCTCCACAACGCCAACAACAACGCGTCCCCGGGGGGGTGGCCGGGTGCCCGCGGTGGGCACCCCCTGGCAGCTTTCGGGGGTCCCGGGTCCAAGCCCAGCTACCTGGACCGCGTGGTGCAGGAGATCGTGGAGTCAGAGCGCACCTACGCCCGTGACCTGCGCAGCATCGTGGAG GGTTACCTGGGCAAGATCATCGACGCGGAGGAGCCGGTGCTGCGACCAGAGCAGGTCAGCGCGCTCTTCGGGAACATCGAGGACATCTACGAGCTCAGCAG CACCCTCCTGcaaaacctggagagctgcgCCAATGACCCCGTGGCTGTAGCCGTGTGCTTCGTCACCCGG AGCCAGGAATTTGCCATCTACACCCAGTACTGCAACAACTACCCCAG CTCGGTGGCAGCACTGACCGAGTGCATGAGGAGCAAGGTCCAGGCACGGTTCCTGCGGGaatgccaggagcagctgcgCCATGCGCTGCCCCTCGGGGCCTACCTGCTTAAGCCTGTCCAGAGGATCCTCAAGTaccacctgctgctccag GAGATCGCCAGGCACTTTGAGCACAAGGCAGGGGATGACTACGAACTGGTGCTGGAGGCCATCGACACCATGACCTGCGTGGCCTGGTACATCAATGACATGAAGCGCAAGCACGAGCACGCCATCCGCCAGCAG GAGATCCAGtcgctgctgctgggctggaaggggccgGACCTGACAAGCTACggggagctggtgctggagggCACATTTCGGGCACAGCGGGTGCGCCACGACCGTGCCCTCTTCCTCTTCGACAAGGCCCTGCTCATCACCAAGCGCCGTGGTGACCATTATGTCTACAAGAGCCACATCCCG TGCTCCTCGCTGATGCTGATTGAGAGCACGCGGGACTCATTGTGCTTCAGCCTGGCACACTACAAACacgggaagcagcagcacagcctgcag GCCAAGAGTGTGGAGGAGAAGCGTGTGTGGACTCACCATATCAAGCGGCTCATCCTGGAGAACCACCACGCCACCATCCCCCAAAAG GCTAAGGAAGCCATCCTGGAGATGGATCTGTTCT atcCCCCAGGCCTGCCCCGCTGCAGCCCTGAGCGCCTGAAGAAGAGCTGgtcctgccagcccctgggTGACACTGCCACCGAGCCACTCCAGGGACGCCGTCAGTCTG AGCCCTTCCAGCACCAGGGGCACACGGAGACGCTGCTGGAGCggctgcagggacacggggggcgCAGGCAGTCGGGTGTGGACCACGGACGGGATCAGGGGGCTCGGGGTGCTGATGAgttgggggacacggggatgaTGCCACTGTCACCTCCCCTCCCCCCAGAGCCCACCAAGCACAACCTGTGGCACCTGGGCGAGCAAG ggctgaaggTAAGGCCGGGTGTGGTGGGTTGGGGTGCCCAgtccctccagccctggcacgggGCGCTGAGCCCGGCGCTCACCCCCACACAGAACACCGGCAGCGACGGGGCGCTCCTGGAAGTGGGGGAGCCACGCCAGCACCCCAGAGCCTGGGCGGCGGTTGAAGGCATGgtggcagaggaagaggaggaggaggaagaggagactTTGGGCAAGGACTgccaggaggagctgccagggtctggagatCTGCTGTTGGagccccaggaggagcag GCTGGGGAACACCCATGGGTGCTGGAGGGACCCAAGCGGCCGAGCAGCTGGGGGCCAGGGAGCTGTGAGAAGGTCAGTGCGACCCCCCGGCCCCCACCCAGGAGTGCCCAGGGACCCAGCAGCCACACCCCtaacagcagtgctggggagcacCCCAaggtccccaaatccccatccctggtGGGGACCCTGGCGCTGCCCAGTGGGGACAGGGAACCGGAGCACGCTGCAGAGGATTTGCAGGTGCTGAgcagcgaggaggaggaggaggaggaggagagggaaggagccGCCAGCATCCTGCCACCCTCAGTGCTGGACCAGGCCAGCGTCATCGCTGAGCGGttcggcggcggcagcagcttGTCCCGAAGGAGCAGCCTGGCGTTGGAGGGGACCCTGGGACGCACCCCCagccatggtggcagcaccctCAGTCTGGATGGAGGCCCCCAGCTCGAATCCGCGGAGCCCGGGGAGTCCCGCAGTGCCATCCCCTCGCCCGAGCCCTTCATCAGAGCCCGCCGGGAATCGCTGCTCTCCAACCGGGACCGCCTGCTCCTCGACAAGATCAAGAGCTACTATGGCCATGCCGAGCACCGTGATGCCGGTTTTGGGGTGCGCCGCCGCGAGAGCCTCTCCTTCATCCCTAAGGGGCTGGTGCGGAGCTCCGTGTGCCGTCTCAATGGGCTCCCACGGCCCCCCGAGAGCCCTGAGccccccacccagcccgaggcaccagagctgtgccaggagaacGGGGCACAGCCCCCTGAGCCGCTGCTCATCCTGGAGGACGATGACGTGGGCACCGCGGTGTcacccccagggccacccccgCAGCTGCTACTGACACCCCCTCATCTGGGCACCAAGGTGTACCAGCTGGCACGGCAGTACAGCCTCCGCATCAAGAGCCGCCGGGCCGGCACCCGCCGCCCCCCGCTGCCGCCGCAGGAGGacggggac cccccccccagcaccccttCGCTGGCTGTGCCGCAGGACGAGGCACTGGTGGCGTCCCCGTCCCCACGTGCCCCCCGCAGCCCCTCGAGCCCCGTGGGCACCGAACCCTTTGCCTGGCCCGATGTGCGGGAGCTCCGTGCCCGTTTCGgtgccccgcggccgccgctggTGAGCCGCAGCCGCTCGGCGCCCGAGGGTCCCGGCCGTGGTGGGCGCCCAGCCGGGAAGGAGCGGGGCAGCGGCCGGAGCCGCAGTGCTGAGGCCAACGGGGGCTCCAACACCCCGAGCCCGGCGCCAGCGCGGTACAGCAGTGACGGGGCGCTGTGGGTGGCGGCCGAAGCCCCCCTGGGTCCGGGGCAGcgggtgctggtgctggagcgGCTGCCAGAGCCCCCGGCCTATGTGCAGATCCGCTCGCCCACCACGCGGGAGAAGATCTGCCTGAAGGCGGTGGTGGAGCGCTGCAAAGCCTACCAGGCTTCCGAGGAGTACCGGCGGCGCTGCCCCGAGACCCCCGGCAGCCCCGAGCCACTGCGCCACGGCCTCGTCAGGGACCTGCGGCAGAAGTTTCAGACCCTCGACGCTGCCAGCTAG